A segment of the Micromonospora sediminicola genome:
CCAGCGGACATCCGCTGGCCCTGTCGCCGTTCCGGCCCGATCCGCTCGCCGGCGACCGATCTTCAGTTGTGACACGCCCCTACTGATCTGGTGGCTTCCTGTTGCATGATGGCGGGCATGACGGAGACCCCGCACCCCCTGTACGACAGGCACCGCGAGACCCTCGACCGGGCGCTGACCGCGATCACGGAGCGCGGGTACTGGTCGGCCTATCCCGAGTCGCCCAGCCCTCGGGTGTACGGCGAGACCGCCGCCGCCGACGGCAAGGCCGCGTTCGAGGCGTACCTGGGCGGGGACTTCCCGCTCGACCAGCCGGGCGACGGCAGCAGCGTCGCCACCGAGGCCAGCCCGTTCGGTGTGCCGCTGGACGTGCGCTACCCGCACGCCGGCGCCGACCAGCTGGTGTCCGCCGCGACCGCCGCGCTGCCGGCCTGGCGCGACGCCGGTCCGCAGGCTCGGGCGGGGGTCTGCCTGGAGATCCTCGACCGTCTCCACAAGAACGTGTTCGAGCTGGCCAACGCCGTGCAGTTCACCAGCGGCCAGGCGTTCGTGATGGCGTTCCAGGCCGGCGGCGCGCACGCGCTGGACCGGGCGCTGGAGGCGGTCGCCTACGCGTACGCGGAGATGAGCCGCCACCCGGGGACGGCCGGCTGGGAGAAGGCCGCCGGCAAGGGCGACCCGCTGCGGATGACCAAGACGTTCCACGTGGTGCCCCGCGGCGTGGCCCTGGTCATCGGCTGCAACACGTTCCCGACCTGGAACTCGTACCCCGGTCTCTTCGCGTCGCTGGTCACCGGCAACCCGGTGGTGGTCAAGCCGCACCCGCGCGCGGTGCTGCCGCTCGCCGTCACTGTGAAGTACGCCCGGCAGGTGCTCGCCGAGGCCGGGTTCGACCCGAACCTGGTGCAGCTCGCCCCCGAGGCGCAGGGTGAGAAGCTCGCCTCGACGCTGGCCCTGCACCCGGCCGTGAAGATCGTCGACTTCACCGGCTCGACCGAGTACGGCGACTGGCTGGAGGCGAACGCCCGGCAGGCCGCCGTCTACACCGAGAAGGCCGGCCTGAACACGGTGGTGATCGACTCCACCGACGACTTCGCCGGGCTCTGCCGCAACCTCGGCTTCACACTGACGCTCTACAGCGGCCAGATGTGCACCACCTCGCAGAACCTGCTGATCCCGCGCGACGGCATCGACACCGACCAGGGGCACAAGAGCTTCGACGAGGTGGCCGCCGGGATCGCCGGCGCGGTCGCCAAGCTGACCGCCGACCCGGCCCGCGGCGTCGAGCTGACCGGCGCGATCGTCAACGACGGGGTGCTGGAGCGGTTGGAGGAGGTCACCAAGGTCGGCGAGCCGGTGCTGGAGTCGCGGTCCGTCGCGCACCCGTCCTTCCCGGGCGCGGTGGTGCGCACGCCGACCGTGGTCAAGCTGGACGCCGGGGACACGGCGACCTACTCGCGGGAGTGGTTCGGGCCGATCTCGTTCGCCATCGCCACCGACTCCACCGAGCACAGCCTGCGCATCCTGCGCGAGACGGTGGGGGAGAAGGGCGCGCTGACCGCGGCGGTCTACTCCACCGACGAGGCGGTGCTGGACGCGGCCGAGGCGGCGGCGATCGACGCCGGGGTGCACCTGTCCTGCAACCTGACCGGTGGCGTCTTCGTCAACCAGTCGGCGGCGTTCTCCGACTTCCACGGCTCCGGCGCCAACCCGGCGGCGAACTCCGCGCTGACCGACGGCGCGTACGTGGCCAACCGGTTCCGGGTCGTGCAGAGCCGCCGGCACGCGTGAAAGGCGGGGCCCCTTCTTAACGCCTCCGGTAGAGAAGGGGCCCCCGCTTAACAACCCGTCAGGCCGCGCGGCGCATCTGGAGTTCGTGCAGGCCGGGGATGCGCGGGTGCGGGACGCGTACCCCGGTGTCGGTGAAGCCCAGCTTCTGGTAGGCCCGGTAGGCGCGGTCGTTGCCGACCACCACCTCCATCATCAGCTCGGGCCGCCCGCAGGCCCGGGACCAGGCCGCCACCTCGTCGACCAGCGCGGCCAGCAGTCCGCTTCCCCGCCGGGCCGGTGTCACGTAGACCGCGTAGACCAGCGTCAGGCCCGGCTCGTCCGGCGCGGCGACCCCACCCGCGTGACCGACCAGGCGGCCGCCCGGGTCCGCCACGAACTGGGCGGTGTGGTCGCCGCGCGAGACCGCCGCCACCCGGGCGGCGAAGTCGGCGTGCGGCCGGGCCGCCGCCTCGGCCACGGTCTCCAGGAAGGCCAGCGGGCTGTCCGCGAGCATCTCCAGCCGGAGGGCGCGCATCCGGGCGGCGTCCTCCGGACGGATCCGGCGGACGGTGGTCAGGACGGTCGTGCTGGTCATGCCGCATGCATACCGGACGGTCCCCGGACGGTGTACGCGGGTGCCGTGTTCCGGGCCGGAATATGCCCGATTTGTGGTCGTGCGCGGTCGTCACGCCTCGTGTAGCGTGCGATTTCGGTCACCGATTCAGCGGCCGTCGCCGATCGCCGAAACCGGTGCGCCGCCGGTGCCGGTCCGCCGGTTCCCGGGTCTTGGAACGCCGCGCAGAGTGAGGAAGTGCACCGTGGCACAGGGCACCGTGAAGTGGTTCAACTCCGAAAAGGGCTACGGCTTCATCGCCGTCGACGGCGGGCAGGACGTGTTCGTCCACTTCTCCGCGATCGAGATGGACGGTTACAAGGCGCTGGACGACGGCCAGCGGGTCGAGTTCGAGATCGCCCAGGGCCAGAAGGGTCCGCAGGCCGAGCGGGTCCGCGTCATCGCCTGACCGGGCCTGGCCCGCCGCCGGCGGCCGAGCCACCCCGACCGGGGCTGCGGTGCGGCCTCGCACCGTGGAAGATCATGAGCCGTTCCAGCCGTTGCCGCTGAGGAGGGCCCATGTCCGACCTGCCCCCGTCGGGTTCCACCGAACCGATGCCCCCGGCGTCGTCCGGTGCGCCGACCGACCCGACCCGGTCCACGCCGCCGACCGCCGGGCCGGTGCCGGGGCAGCCGGGCCCGTCCGGATCGCCCGCACCCGCCGCCGACCCCTGGGCCCGGCCGGTCGTGCCCGAGCAGCCGGGCCCCGGCGCCTCGCCGCCCGCCCACGCCGACCCCGCCACCCCGGCCACGCCTCCGCCGGGTTGGCCCGCGTCGTCCGGCGCCACGCCTCCGCCGGGTTGGCCCGCGTCGTCCGGCCCCACGCCCCCGCCCGGCTGGCCCGCGCCGCCGGGTGACCCGTCGACGGGCTGGGGCTGGCCGGCCGGCGGGCCGGCGTATCCGGGCCACCCGATGCCCGGCGCGCCGTACCCGGCCCAGCCGATGCCCGGTGGCCACTACGGCTGGTATCCGCCCACCGACCCGAACGACCCGCTGGTCACCCCGCCGCACGCCGGTGTCGCCGGCTGGTTCTCGCGGTGCGCCGGCGCGGTACGGCGTGGTTGGCGGCAGCTCCTGCCGATCGTGCTGCTCGCCCAGTGCGTCCCGGCGGCGATCATCTCGGTCCTCTCGCTCTACCTGGTGCCCACCGACGAGCCGGTGACCGGCCCGGACGGCGCGCCGGTGCTGCCCGACGGCTACCTGGAGCACATGTTCGCCTTCTACGGCGTGGTCATGCTCGCCGCGTTGATCTTCGGCCCGGTGCAGGCCGCCGGCTGGGGCGCGGGCACGTGGGTGGTCGCCCGACAGGCCGCCGGTGAGCCGGCCGGTCTCGGCGCGGCCCTCCGGTACGGGCTGCGCCGCGCGCTCGGTCTCTGGGGCTGGACCATCGTGGCCTCGCTGCTGATCACCGTGGGCGCGTGCCTCTGCCTGTTGCCCGGCGTCTACGTCGGGTTCGCGGTCGCCCTGTTCGGACCGGTCTACCTGTTCGAGCGGCAGGAGCCGATCGGGCGGGCCTGGCGGATGTTCCACCAGCGGTTCGGCATGGTGCTGGGCCGGGTGGCGCTGGTGATGTGCGCGCTGCTCGCGGCGACCGTGCTGGACCTGGTGGTCAGCACGGTGAGCGGGGTGGTGTTCGGGGCCGACCCGACGAGCGCGCCGGGCACCACCGTCGGCGCGGTGGCGCTGGCCGTGGTCGGCGCCGCGTTGGCCGCGCCGGCCTACCTGGCGCAGCTGGTCGGGCTGGTCGTCGCCTACGCCGAACAGCGGGCGCAGGAAGGCCCGGTGAACGCGGCCCGACTGGCGGCGGAACTCGGCTGAGCGGGGCCGTCGTGCTTGCACTCGGCTAGGGAGAGTGCTAAACAAGTCATTGGCACTCGCGTACGGTGAGTGCCAGAAGGTCGGGGCGGTAGGGCCACGATCGCGCCGGTGCCGAAGGGGTGCCGGAGCGGTACGAGGCCGGTCGTCGCGGGCTGTCCGGCCCGACCGAGGAGACGTCGTCGTCGCCAGGTGGCGACGTCCCCAAGGTGCGTACACCAGACGGCCCATCCGGGCATCCGGGTGGCCCGTGAGTGTCCAGGAGGACAACGCCGTATGGCCAAGATGATCGCGTTCGACGAAGAGGCGCGCCGCGGCCTCGAGCGGGGCATGAACCAGCTCGCCGACGCCGTGAAGGTGACCCTCGGCCCCAAGGGCCGCAACGTCGTGCTCGAGAAGAAGTGGGGTGCCCCCACCATCACCAACGATGGTGTGAGCATCGCCAAGGAGATCGAGCTCGAGGACCCGTACGAGAAGATCGGCGCCGAGCTGGTCAAGGAGGTCGCGAAGAAGACCGACGACGTCGCCGGTGACGGCACGACGACGGCGACCGTCCTGGCCCAGGCCCTGGTCCGTGAGGGTCTGCGCAACGTGGCCGCCGGCGCCAACCCGATGGCCCTGAAGCGGGGCATCGAGGCCGCCGTCGCCAACGTCTCGGAGGAGCTGCTCAAGCTCGCCAAGGACGTGGAGACCAAGGAGCAGATCGCCTCCACCGCCTCCATCTCCGCCGCCGACCCCAGCGTCGGCGAGATCATCGCCGAGGCGATGGACAAGGTGGGCAAGGAAGGCGTCATCACCGTCGAGGAGAGCAACACCTTCGGCCTGGAGCTCGAGCTCACCGAGGGCATGCGCTTCGACAAGGGCTACATCTCCGCCTACTTCATGACCGACCCGGAGCGTATGGAGGCCGTCTTCGACGACCCCTACATCCTGATCGTCAACAGCAAGATCTCGTCGGTGAAGGACCTGCTCCCGATCCTGGAGAAGGTCATGCAGTCGGGCAAGCCGCTGCTGATCATCGCCGAGGACCTGGAGGGCGAGGCCCTCGCCACCCTGGTGGTCAACAAGGTCCGGGGCACCTTCAAGTCGGTCGCCGTCAAGGCGCCGGGCTTCGGTGACCGCCGCAAGGCCATGCTGACCGACATCGCCATCCTCACCGGTGGCCAGGTCATCAGCGAGGAGGTCGGCCTCAAGCTGGACGCGACCGGCCTCGAGATGCTGGGCCGCGCCCGCAAGGTCGTGGTGACCAAGGACGAGACCACCATCGTCGACGGTGCCGGCGACGCCGAGCAGATCCAGGGCCGGGTGAACCAGATCCGGGCCGAGATCGACAAGAGCGACTCCGACTACGACCGGGAGAAGCTGCAGGAGCGTCTGGCCAAGCTGGCCGGCGGTGTTGCGGTGATCAAGGTCGGCGCGGCCACCGAGGTCGAGCTGAAGGAGCGCAAGCACCGCATCGAGGACGCTGTCCGCAACGCGAAGGCCGCCGTCGAGGAGGGCATCGTCCCGGGTGGTGGCGTCGCGCTGGTGCAGGCCGGCAAGACCGCCTTCGACAAGCTGGACCTGGCCGGCGACGAGGCCACCGGCGCGCAGATCGTCAAGATCGCGCTGGACGCCCCGCTGCGGCAGATCGCCGTCAACGCCGGCATGGAGGGTGGCGTCGTCGTCGAGCGGGTCCGCAACCTCGACCCGGGTCACGGCCTCAACGCCGCGACCGGCGAGTACGTGGACCTGCTGGCCGCGGGCATCATCGACCCGGCCAAGGTGACGCGTTCCGCGCTGCAGAACGCCGCCTCGATCGCCGCGCTGTTCCTCACCACCGAGGCCGTCGTGGCGGACAAGCCGGAGAAGACCCCGGCCGCCCCGGCTGGTCCGGGTGGCGGGGAGATGGACTTCTGAGTCCAGCTCCATCCCGTACGCCGAAGGGGGCGGGCCGCGTCAAGCGGTCCGCCCCCTTTCCGCGTACGTGTCAGGTGGGCAGCGGGCGTTGGTTGCGGCGCTTCTTCGCCCGGTCGTACGGGGGCGGCAGCCACCTCGGTTCGTCCACCGGCTGCCGTGGCTCCTCCACGGGTGGCTGGTCGGCCCCGGCCAGCTCGGCGAGCTGTTCGGCGTCGCCGACGTCGAGCCGGTCGAACGGGAGCTGCCCGGGAAGCTCGTCGGTCGGGCGTCGGCCCGTGGCCGGGTCGTCGGCCCGTTCGTCATCCGTGCTCATGCACCGCCTCCTCCTGCCTACCGACCGTAGGGCCCGGGTGACGCCATGGAGGGTGAACGGCGTTATGCCCTTTTGATGGCTTTCCGGTAGAGGAAGAAGACGCGCTCGATCCGGGCGCCCGCCGCGCCGGAGTAGAACGGCACCGGGCCCACCCAGCCGATCTGCGCCGCGCCGATCCCGGACGCCGCCTGGTCCCGCAGGCATCGGCGCAGCAGCACCCCGCCGATGCCGGACCCCTCGGCCGCCGGGGCGGTGCCCATCGGCCCGAACCAGCTCGGTCGCGCCGACCCCCAGGCCGCGAAGCCGAGGATCTCCCCGTCCCGTTCGGCCAGGTGCGCGCCCGCGTCCGGGCGACCCGCCGAACCGGCCAGCTCGCCGTCCCAGGTGCCGCCGAACGTGGCCCGGGCGAACGCGGTCAACGCCGGCAGGTCCGCCGGTCCGGCCCGACGTACGGTCACGCCCCGCCCGGCCAGCCGCTGCTCGGCGGCCTCGGTGGAGCGCAGCGCCGGCGACCCCTCGGTCAGCTCGGCGGTCATGTTCCAGGCCGTCCGGTCCTGCCGGAAGCCGAGCCGTGACGCGGCGCAGACCGCCGGCGTGTAACGCACGTCGATCCCCGGCCAGGCGTAGTGCGGCGGGTTGCCGGCCAGCAGCAGCTCGGCGGCGCCGAGCGCGGCCAGCCGGGCCTCCGCCTCCGCGAGCAGCGCGCCACCGACCCCCTGGCGGCGTTCCGCCGGGGCCACCGCGACCAGGTCGACGTGGCCGAGCCGGGGATCGGTCGCCGACAGCGAACCCACCAGCACCCCGACCAGGTTGCCGTCGCGTACCGCGCCGAGCCGCAGCACGGTCCGGTCGGCCGCGGCCCGGTCGGCGAGCGTGGTCACCACGGCCGACGCCTCGGCCGCGTCCTCCGGCAGGTCGAGCGACCACCGGCAGAGTTCGACGACCTCGGGCAGGCGGTCCCGGCCCAGCTCGATGATCTCCACGTCCATGGTCGCCGACCCTAGGTCATCGACGCCGCAATGGACAGGGTTCCTAACCGCTGGAGGTCGCCCGGGCGGCCCGCACCGCCGCGTACGCGTCGACCAGGCCCGCGCCGACCAGGTCCCGGCTGCCCCCGCAGGGCGCGCCGGCGGGGACCGTGGCCGGGGTGGCCGTGTCGGCGAGGATCCGCCGGGTCCGGTCCAGGTCGCCGACCAGCGCCGGGTTCGCCGACCACATCAGCGCCACCACGCCGGCCACCTGCGGCGTGGCCATCGAGGTGCCGTCCAGGGTGGTGTAACCGCCGCCGGGGAACGCCGACGGCACCGCCGCGCCGGGAGCCACCAGATCGGGCTTGCCGGCCGTTGCGGCCGGGCCCCGGCTGGAGAAGTCGGTGAGCCGGCGGCTCCGGTCGACCGCGCCGACCGTGAGCACGTCCGGGTACGGCGCCGGCGGGTCGACGATCGACCCGCAGTGCGGACCGGTGTTGCCGGCGGCGGCCACCACCAGGATGCCGGCGGCGGCCAGCGCGGCGGTGGCCGGGCGCAGGGCTCCAGGGTCGCAGCCCTCCAGCGGCGGGCAGCCCCACGAGTTGGTCAGCACGTCCGGTGCGCGCGCCGGACGGCCGTCGGTGAACGGGTCCCCGCCGGGCGGGAACGGGGCCAGCATGAACTGGAGGCAGTCGAGGTAGCGGGCCGGGCTGCCCAGGTTGCGGTCCAGGTTGACGCAGCCCACCCAGCGCGCCCCGGGCGCCACCCCGATCCCGTCGCGGCCGACCGCGCTG
Coding sequences within it:
- the paaN gene encoding phenylacetic acid degradation protein PaaN — its product is MTETPHPLYDRHRETLDRALTAITERGYWSAYPESPSPRVYGETAAADGKAAFEAYLGGDFPLDQPGDGSSVATEASPFGVPLDVRYPHAGADQLVSAATAALPAWRDAGPQARAGVCLEILDRLHKNVFELANAVQFTSGQAFVMAFQAGGAHALDRALEAVAYAYAEMSRHPGTAGWEKAAGKGDPLRMTKTFHVVPRGVALVIGCNTFPTWNSYPGLFASLVTGNPVVVKPHPRAVLPLAVTVKYARQVLAEAGFDPNLVQLAPEAQGEKLASTLALHPAVKIVDFTGSTEYGDWLEANARQAAVYTEKAGLNTVVIDSTDDFAGLCRNLGFTLTLYSGQMCTTSQNLLIPRDGIDTDQGHKSFDEVAAGIAGAVAKLTADPARGVELTGAIVNDGVLERLEEVTKVGEPVLESRSVAHPSFPGAVVRTPTVVKLDAGDTATYSREWFGPISFAIATDSTEHSLRILRETVGEKGALTAAVYSTDEAVLDAAEAAAIDAGVHLSCNLTGGVFVNQSAAFSDFHGSGANPAANSALTDGAYVANRFRVVQSRRHA
- a CDS encoding GNAT family N-acetyltransferase is translated as MTSTTVLTTVRRIRPEDAARMRALRLEMLADSPLAFLETVAEAAARPHADFAARVAAVSRGDHTAQFVADPGGRLVGHAGGVAAPDEPGLTLVYAVYVTPARRGSGLLAALVDEVAAWSRACGRPELMMEVVVGNDRAYRAYQKLGFTDTGVRVPHPRIPGLHELQMRRAA
- a CDS encoding cold-shock protein; the protein is MAQGTVKWFNSEKGYGFIAVDGGQDVFVHFSAIEMDGYKALDDGQRVEFEIAQGQKGPQAERVRVIA
- the groL gene encoding chaperonin GroEL (60 kDa chaperone family; promotes refolding of misfolded polypeptides especially under stressful conditions; forms two stacked rings of heptamers to form a barrel-shaped 14mer; ends can be capped by GroES; misfolded proteins enter the barrel where they are refolded when GroES binds) is translated as MAKMIAFDEEARRGLERGMNQLADAVKVTLGPKGRNVVLEKKWGAPTITNDGVSIAKEIELEDPYEKIGAELVKEVAKKTDDVAGDGTTTATVLAQALVREGLRNVAAGANPMALKRGIEAAVANVSEELLKLAKDVETKEQIASTASISAADPSVGEIIAEAMDKVGKEGVITVEESNTFGLELELTEGMRFDKGYISAYFMTDPERMEAVFDDPYILIVNSKISSVKDLLPILEKVMQSGKPLLIIAEDLEGEALATLVVNKVRGTFKSVAVKAPGFGDRRKAMLTDIAILTGGQVISEEVGLKLDATGLEMLGRARKVVVTKDETTIVDGAGDAEQIQGRVNQIRAEIDKSDSDYDREKLQERLAKLAGGVAVIKVGAATEVELKERKHRIEDAVRNAKAAVEEGIVPGGGVALVQAGKTAFDKLDLAGDEATGAQIVKIALDAPLRQIAVNAGMEGGVVVERVRNLDPGHGLNAATGEYVDLLAAGIIDPAKVTRSALQNAASIAALFLTTEAVVADKPEKTPAAPAGPGGGEMDF
- a CDS encoding GNAT family N-acetyltransferase, whose amino-acid sequence is MDVEIIELGRDRLPEVVELCRWSLDLPEDAAEASAVVTTLADRAAADRTVLRLGAVRDGNLVGVLVGSLSATDPRLGHVDLVAVAPAERRQGVGGALLAEAEARLAALGAAELLLAGNPPHYAWPGIDVRYTPAVCAASRLGFRQDRTAWNMTAELTEGSPALRSTEAAEQRLAGRGVTVRRAGPADLPALTAFARATFGGTWDGELAGSAGRPDAGAHLAERDGEILGFAAWGSARPSWFGPMGTAPAAEGSGIGGVLLRRCLRDQAASGIGAAQIGWVGPVPFYSGAAGARIERVFFLYRKAIKRA